Within the Miscanthus floridulus cultivar M001 chromosome 2, ASM1932011v1, whole genome shotgun sequence genome, the region GACCACGCCGTGTTCGGGACATGGCATGGCTCGCCGGCATGATGATGCTCTGCTACCGGTGCGGCTTGGTGAGTTCATCGGGAGATGGCGCTAGTTACGCGTCGACGTCGCCGTGGAGGGAGCCAAATGCGACTCCCACTCCTCCGTGACACCCAGTTGAGGTGTGGACATGGTTGCTGTCATCAGGCGATGCGGTGGGGCCGAGATCAGCGGCGTGAAGAGAGGGAGAGAACGGAGATGGCAATGGCCGGCAAGCTGAGCAGCTGGGACTGCCAGTGCCATCCACATCCACTTCGATGCCCATCGCAACGGCCCTCACGTCGGAGATCTCGATCGGCAAAGCGCCTGTCAACATCATGTCACCGATACATCAGCGCCCTTCGGCTATTTTTCTCTGACAACAAGTCAGACGCAGTCAAGCTGAAACCGAGCAGCTCACGATAAAAACGAAAAGACTTGTTACCAAAAGCCTGATTACCCTCAATATACACAGACCAGAGCATATTCACAAGCTACAGTCTAGCTAACGACCTGACCAAGTTCAATGCTTTTCCTTGCTAACGAGAATGGGTCAATGGTTTTGGATTTGGACCAACAGTCTCCTTTGTGCCTGCCAGGCTTCTCCGGCGAGGCTTGCGAGTGCTCTTGCTAGCATTCACAGCAGCAGGTGCCTGTTTGGTTCCAGCCTTGGGTTCTTGATGCTTCTCGGCTTCACCGGAGTCTTGGATCTCTTGTAGAATAGTGACCACAGCATCCATAGTCGGCCTCATCTTAGCTTCGTAGGATAGGCATTCAAGAGCAAGGGCAGCAATTGTTTGCGCACTGTTGAGATTGTATTGACCTTCCAGCCTTGTATCCAGGATGCGGAATATCTTGCGCTTATGTGTGAGGTAAGGTCTAGCCCACTCCACAAGATTGTGCTCACCCTGGGGGCGGTTCTTGTCGATGGCACGACGGCCTGACAGCATCTCCAGAAGCACTACTCCAAAGCTATAGATGTCGCTCTTTGTAGTTAGGTGACCTGAAAGTGTAGCGTAGTTCAAAGAAAGAGATCCATATCACATACTGAATGAGCTGTTCATACAAGGCTACTGAAATAAAACGGCGTTCTTTGCCTACAAGACAGAATCACAACATTTTCGCACCAAAGCTAGGAGTGCAGTAATTTGAATTCATAAAATGGCATCTAAGCCACGCAATGATTGAGCTGTTCTTACAAGGCTACCGAAATAAAATGGCGCTCTTTGTATACAAGACAATCACAACATTTTCGCACCAAAGCCCGAAGTGCTGTAATTCGAATTCATAAAATGAAATCTAAGCCACGTCACGCAACTGTTTATGATATATTTAGAAGACCATGAAAACAAGCACCAACATCCATGGCCTTCTTTTTCAACCCCACTCCACTAATGCATAGCACTAAAACTTCTTTCAAAAATGCAACTTAACTAGTCAACTCAATATAGCATATGATACACCAAAATTGGAATTTCCATGCAGGGGACCAATTATACCATTTTTAAGGAGTCTAGGATTTATATTGAATGTGTCATTAATGTATGCCATTAGCTACGTTTTTGTCACAAAATGCAGTTTCTAGATCAGGGCAAGCAAATCTACAGAAATTTGGAGGGAAAACACAGAGCTGCACTTCAAATGTTACCTGTTGAAAGATACTCAGGAGCGGCATAACCATATGTTCCCATAACTCTTGTGGACACATGGCTCTTCTCACCAACAGGACCATCCTTAGCCAATCCAAAATCAGAAAGCTTCGCAGAATAATCCTGCGTATTAATACAATGTACCTCTTTCAGTGGAGCAAACAAATGTTGAAATGAGGTATCCTGCATTGCAGATTCACTTTCACTTACCGTGTCAAGGAGGATGTTGGAAGTCTTAAAATCTCGGTAAATAACTTTTGCCTCTGCACTATGAAGGTAAGCCAGTCCTTTTGCTGCTCCAAGTGCAACCTTCATTCTAAAGTTCCATGACAGGGGTTGGAAGTATGAGCCTCCTACATCAAGGGTTCATAGAGCAACTAATAAATCAGAAGACATACTACCACAGCAATATTATAATATGAACAAAAAATAAGAGATCAGTAACACAAGGTCCTGGGTAACCTACTCCTAAACAGATGATTTTCCAAGCTCCCACGGGGCATGAACTCGTATACTAGCAGTCGGTGCTCATCCTCTACGCAGTATCCAATCAGCTTGACAAGGTTGGGATGACAGAACTGACCTAGGTAGTTAACTTCCGCCTATGAACAGAATACTTATCTATGTTAGTAACCAAAGACAACACAGAAAGGTGAGATGCAAGAGGAAATTTCAAACAAACATGAACAATCATGTATTCACAGGGCAATAGCATTATACATTATACTCACCAACCACTCTCGGTGCCCTTGCAAACCCTCATGGTTGAGTTTTTTCACAGCAACAGCAATTCCAGTGCCAGGCCTGCAAGGTGATAATGTGTTCTCATCGATCCATCCTTTATAGACAGATCCAAACCCTCCTTCACCTAGAACACTATCAGGACGGAAATTCCTTGTGGCTGCCTTGAGATTATTGAAGGTGAAGACCTTAACATTGGCGGATTGCAGTATTTCGCATTCAGTCTTGGCACTTGGTGGCATGGAAGCTGAAGAGGCTCGACTACTACAGCCGCTAAGCCTACTCCCATCCTTACCACTACTCTTCGAGAATATTCCTGCAGATCAAGCATTTAGTAAAGATTCTACTCAAGGGTAAAAGAAAACACCGAACAAAAGCCTCATATTGT harbors:
- the LOC136515496 gene encoding receptor-like cytoplasmic kinase 176; translation: MGNCCFWGARIKDGSSHPGASGIFSKSSGKDGSRLSGCSSRASSASMPPSAKTECEILQSANVKVFTFNNLKAATRNFRPDSVLGEGGFGSVYKGWIDENTLSPCRPGTGIAVAVKKLNHEGLQGHREWLAEVNYLGQFCHPNLVKLIGYCVEDEHRLLVYEFMPRGSLENHLFRRGSYFQPLSWNFRMKVALGAAKGLAYLHSAEAKVIYRDFKTSNILLDTDYSAKLSDFGLAKDGPVGEKSHVSTRVMGTYGYAAPEYLSTGHLTTKSDIYSFGVVLLEMLSGRRAIDKNRPQGEHNLVEWARPYLTHKRKIFRILDTRLEGQYNLNSAQTIAALALECLSYEAKMRPTMDAVVTILQEIQDSGEAEKHQEPKAGTKQAPAAVNASKSTRKPRRRSLAGTKETVGPNPKPLTHSR